A single window of Rhodoligotrophos appendicifer DNA harbors:
- a CDS encoding aldehyde dehydrogenase family protein gives MSETLKIISPVDGSLYAERPTVGDGAVEAAFKAARAAQQDWKRLSVEERGRYCSAMVDAMLAMSAEIVPELAWQMGRPVRYGAGELRGFEERARHMIGIAAEALAPLDPGPKEGFKRSIKRDPLGVVFTIAPWNYPYLTAVNSIIPALMAGNAVVLKHATQTLLVGERFASACTAAGLPEGLFSTLVMGHDVTAKAIAGGLPDMVCFTGSVAGGRTMERAAVGQFMGLGLELGGKDPAYVRRDADIAHAVENLVDGAFFNSGQSCCGIERIYVDAAVYDAFVEGAVALTRGYVLGNPLEEATTIGPMVKSSAADFVRGQIDAAVRSGATAHVDEAAFAASKAGTPYLAPQILTGVNHQMSVMREESFGPVVGIMKVSGDDEAVTLMNDSAFGLTAAIWTSDVAAAEALGDRLETGTVFMNRCDYLDPALAWTGVKDSGRGVTLSRLGYDALTRPKSFHLRMKTGSA, from the coding sequence GTGAGCGAGACTTTGAAGATCATATCGCCGGTCGACGGCAGCCTCTATGCCGAGAGGCCGACGGTCGGCGACGGCGCGGTCGAGGCCGCGTTCAAGGCGGCACGGGCCGCGCAGCAGGACTGGAAGCGACTGAGTGTCGAGGAGCGCGGCCGCTATTGCTCGGCCATGGTCGACGCCATGCTGGCGATGAGTGCGGAGATCGTCCCCGAACTCGCCTGGCAGATGGGGCGGCCCGTGCGCTACGGCGCCGGTGAATTGCGCGGCTTCGAGGAGCGGGCGCGGCATATGATCGGCATCGCCGCCGAGGCCCTGGCGCCCCTCGATCCCGGGCCGAAGGAGGGCTTCAAGCGCAGCATCAAGCGCGACCCGCTGGGCGTCGTCTTCACCATCGCGCCGTGGAACTATCCTTATCTCACCGCCGTCAATTCGATTATCCCCGCCCTGATGGCCGGCAATGCGGTGGTGCTGAAGCACGCGACGCAGACCCTGCTGGTGGGCGAGCGCTTCGCCTCGGCCTGCACGGCGGCCGGCCTGCCGGAGGGGTTGTTCAGCACTCTGGTGATGGGCCACGATGTGACGGCCAAGGCCATCGCCGGCGGCCTTCCCGACATGGTCTGCTTCACCGGCTCGGTCGCCGGCGGGCGGACCATGGAGCGGGCGGCGGTCGGGCAGTTCATGGGGCTCGGCCTGGAGCTCGGCGGCAAGGATCCGGCCTATGTCCGCCGCGACGCCGATATCGCCCATGCCGTCGAGAACCTGGTGGACGGTGCCTTCTTCAACTCGGGCCAATCCTGTTGCGGCATCGAGCGGATCTATGTGGATGCGGCCGTCTATGACGCCTTCGTCGAGGGGGCGGTCGCGTTGACGCGCGGCTATGTGCTGGGCAATCCGCTGGAGGAGGCCACGACCATCGGTCCCATGGTGAAGTCGAGTGCGGCGGATTTCGTCCGCGGTCAGATCGATGCCGCCGTGCGTTCGGGTGCGACCGCGCATGTGGACGAGGCGGCATTCGCTGCCAGCAAGGCGGGCACGCCCTACCTCGCGCCGCAGATCCTCACCGGCGTCAATCACCAGATGTCTGTGATGCGGGAGGAAAGCTTCGGCCCCGTGGTCGGCATCATGAAAGTGTCCGGCGACGATGAAGCCGTGACGCTCATGAACGACAGCGCGTTCGGGTTGACGGCGGCGATCTGGACGAGCGACGTCGCAGCCGCCGAGGCGCTGGGAGACAGGCTCGAGACCGGCACCGTGTTCATGAACCGCTGCGACTATCTCGATCCCGCGCTGGCCTGGACGGGCGTCAAGGATTCGGGCCGCGGGGTCACCCTGTCGCGGCTCGGCTACGACGCCCTTACCCGGCCAAAGTCGTTCCATCTCCGGATGAAGACGGGCTCAGCATAA